The following coding sequences are from one Candidatus Baltobacteraceae bacterium window:
- a CDS encoding acyl-CoA dehydrogenase C-terminal domain-containing protein, whose product MSTYQAPLRDMQFVLRELAGIDEVAKIAGFEETTEVLESILEEAGAFASGVLDPLNRVSDTEGCTWKDGEVTTPTGFKAAYKQFADAGWIGLPVGAEYGGQGLPQLLLGPTLEMWNAANIGFANGPLLNQGAIEAIELCGSEEQKKRYIPKLVSGVWTGTMCLTEPQAGSDLAAVRTKAVPEGDRYRVTGSKIFITFGEHDLAQNIVHLVLARLPDAPEGTKGISLFIVPKFLVNDDGSIGERNDVVCAGIEHKLGINGNPTCTMNYGDAGSGAIGYLVGEPNRGLEYMFVMMNAARFSVGVQGLAVADRAYQSALTYAKERVQSRDAASRNPAAVRIIEHPDVRRMLMTMKAQIEAMRALSYVTAASLDFAHRHPDEKVRKESKAFIELMIPVVKGWCTETAQEVCSTALQVFGGMGYVEETGIAQQYRDVRITTIYEGTTGIQALDLVGRKVIRDMGATATTTIKAMQRFAEELAGSDDAALKAIAGPLAKGIATLAETSQWIGMNAMGDLHTAFACSVPYLKLWGVVAGGWQMARAAQAASKRLAAGTADRDFYAAKLTTAKFYTTHVLSQGAWLKRQIIDGSGDVMTLPENAFDLDRKAAVPA is encoded by the coding sequence ATGAGCACCTATCAGGCCCCATTGCGCGACATGCAGTTCGTGCTGCGCGAGCTCGCCGGTATCGACGAGGTGGCGAAGATCGCGGGATTCGAGGAGACGACCGAGGTTCTGGAGTCGATCCTCGAGGAAGCCGGTGCCTTCGCAAGCGGCGTGCTCGATCCGCTCAACCGGGTCTCGGATACCGAGGGCTGCACGTGGAAGGACGGCGAGGTCACCACGCCCACCGGTTTCAAGGCTGCCTACAAGCAGTTCGCGGACGCCGGGTGGATCGGTCTGCCCGTCGGGGCGGAGTACGGCGGCCAAGGGCTTCCCCAACTGCTGCTGGGGCCGACTCTCGAGATGTGGAATGCCGCGAACATTGGCTTCGCGAACGGTCCGTTGCTCAATCAGGGCGCGATCGAAGCGATCGAACTCTGCGGCTCCGAAGAGCAAAAGAAGCGCTACATCCCCAAGCTCGTCTCCGGGGTGTGGACCGGCACGATGTGCTTGACCGAGCCGCAAGCCGGATCGGACCTCGCGGCGGTACGCACCAAGGCGGTTCCCGAGGGCGATCGGTACCGAGTGACCGGTTCGAAGATCTTCATTACCTTCGGCGAGCACGACCTCGCGCAAAATATCGTTCACCTCGTTCTCGCGCGGCTGCCCGACGCTCCCGAAGGCACGAAAGGTATCTCGCTCTTCATCGTTCCGAAGTTTTTGGTTAACGACGACGGATCGATCGGCGAACGCAACGACGTCGTGTGCGCCGGAATCGAACACAAACTCGGCATCAACGGCAATCCTACGTGCACGATGAACTACGGCGACGCGGGCAGCGGGGCGATCGGCTATCTCGTCGGCGAACCCAATCGCGGTCTCGAGTACATGTTCGTCATGATGAACGCCGCGCGTTTCAGCGTCGGCGTGCAGGGGTTGGCCGTTGCGGATCGCGCCTATCAGAGCGCCCTCACGTACGCGAAAGAACGGGTCCAGAGTCGCGATGCCGCATCGCGCAATCCGGCAGCCGTTCGCATTATCGAACATCCCGACGTGCGCCGCATGTTGATGACGATGAAAGCGCAGATCGAGGCGATGCGCGCGCTTTCCTACGTTACCGCCGCGTCGCTTGACTTCGCGCATCGCCACCCCGACGAGAAGGTTCGCAAAGAGTCGAAGGCGTTTATCGAGCTGATGATTCCGGTCGTCAAGGGCTGGTGTACGGAGACCGCGCAAGAGGTGTGTTCGACGGCGCTGCAAGTTTTCGGCGGTATGGGCTACGTTGAAGAGACCGGCATCGCGCAACAGTATCGCGACGTGCGCATCACGACGATCTACGAAGGCACGACGGGCATCCAGGCGCTCGACCTGGTGGGGCGCAAAGTGATTCGCGACATGGGCGCGACCGCGACGACCACGATCAAAGCGATGCAGCGATTCGCCGAAGAGCTCGCCGGCAGCGACGACGCGGCGCTCAAAGCCATCGCGGGGCCGTTGGCAAAAGGCATCGCAACGCTCGCCGAAACCTCGCAATGGATCGGCATGAATGCGATGGGCGATCTGCATACGGCATTCGCGTGCAGCGTCCCTTACCTGAAACTTTGGGGGGTGGTCGCGGGCGGGTGGCAAATGGCGCGCGCCGCGCAGGCGGCCTCGAAACGGCTCGCCGCCGGTACGGCCGATCGCGACTTCTACGCCGCGAAACTCACGACGGCGAAGTTCTACACGACGCACGTTCTCAGCCAAGGAGCCTGGCTTAAGCGCCAGATCATCGACGGTTCGGGCGACGTAATGACGCTGCCGGAGAACGCGTTCGATCTCGACCGCAAGGCTGCGGTCCCCGCCTAA